One window of the Archangium primigenium genome contains the following:
- a CDS encoding sensor histidine kinase, whose product MPGAHRSHFFWNNQSMLALTALLLGSVVVDLLYLGRINGRALLYRATVLGCLLVMREVHARPSTPLGRGTQYVSLVLSSMCIVGLVHEMGGLDSPFVILLPIMPMSIALLFGQNRRATFISSAMGLLGTGVLVLLWHRPLPEASTWLMLMLGVGVLADVLCRQALYVHQAEQQMRLERARRETLEALAQSEHRRAQSEKLAIVGRLASGVAHEVSNPLAYVGSNVDFVREELLAAASLDREALAEVLSETRVGVQHIQQIVADLKGFSRMDTNETAECALADVVADAMKLASLKLRHVALLRTDVPVDLPHVVAVRQRLVQVVLNLLVNAADVLESRGGQAGEIWVTGRIEGANVVLLVEDNGPGFAPHVLPRLFEAFFTTKGPERGTGLGLNLSRELVEQFGGALTASNRPEGGARLRITLPIPEELLSSRVAVMGSA is encoded by the coding sequence GTGCCCGGAGCCCATCGGTCCCATTTCTTCTGGAACAACCAGTCCATGCTGGCGCTCACCGCGCTGCTGCTCGGCTCGGTGGTGGTGGATCTGCTCTACCTGGGCCGGATCAACGGCCGGGCGCTGCTCTACCGGGCGACGGTGCTGGGCTGCCTGCTGGTCATGCGCGAGGTGCACGCGCGGCCCTCCACGCCGCTGGGGCGCGGGACGCAGTACGTGTCGCTCGTGCTCAGCAGCATGTGCATCGTGGGCCTGGTGCACGAGATGGGCGGGCTGGACAGCCCCTTCGTCATCCTGCTGCCCATCATGCCGATGAGCATCGCCCTGTTGTTCGGGCAGAACCGCCGCGCCACCTTCATCAGCAGCGCCATGGGGCTGCTGGGCACCGGCGTGCTCGTGCTGCTGTGGCACCGGCCCCTGCCCGAGGCGAGCACTTGGTTGATGCTCATGCTGGGGGTGGGGGTGCTGGCGGACGTGCTCTGCCGTCAGGCGCTCTACGTGCACCAGGCCGAGCAGCAGATGCGGCTCGAGCGCGCGCGGCGCGAGACGCTGGAGGCCCTGGCCCAGAGCGAGCACCGGCGCGCGCAGTCGGAGAAGCTGGCCATCGTGGGCCGACTGGCGTCGGGGGTGGCACACGAGGTGAGCAACCCCCTGGCCTACGTGGGCTCCAACGTGGACTTCGTGCGCGAGGAGCTCCTGGCCGCCGCCTCCCTGGACCGCGAGGCCCTGGCCGAGGTTCTCTCCGAGACGCGCGTGGGCGTGCAGCACATCCAGCAGATCGTCGCGGACCTCAAGGGCTTCTCCCGGATGGACACGAACGAGACGGCCGAGTGTGCCCTGGCGGACGTGGTGGCCGACGCCATGAAGCTCGCGTCGCTCAAGCTGCGGCACGTGGCGCTCTTGCGCACGGACGTGCCCGTGGATCTGCCGCACGTGGTGGCGGTGCGGCAGCGGCTGGTGCAGGTGGTGCTCAACCTGCTCGTCAACGCGGCGGACGTGCTGGAGTCGCGGGGCGGGCAGGCGGGGGAGATCTGGGTGACGGGCCGGATCGAGGGCGCCAACGTGGTGCTGCTCGTGGAGGACAACGGCCCGGGCTTCGCCCCCCACGTCCTGCCCCGGCTCTTCGAGGCCTTCTTCACCACCAAGGGGCCGGAGCGGGGCACCGGGCTGGGGCTCAACCTGTCGCGCGAGCTGGTGGAGCAGTTCGGCGGGGCCCTCACGGCGAGCAACCGGCCCGAGGGCGGGGCCCGCCTGCGCATCACCCTGCCCATCCCCGAGGAGC
- the rpoZ gene encoding DNA-directed RNA polymerase subunit omega, with amino-acid sequence MARVTVEDCLPLVDNRFALVLLAAKRARQLMAGARPIIDISKNKPPVLSLREVATGRVKFDRDVREALTGKYAAKDPKEF; translated from the coding sequence ATGGCTCGCGTCACAGTCGAAGACTGCCTCCCCCTGGTCGACAACCGCTTCGCGCTCGTGCTGCTGGCGGCCAAGCGCGCCCGTCAGCTCATGGCCGGCGCCCGCCCCATCATCGACATCTCCAAGAACAAGCCGCCGGTGCTCTCGCTGCGCGAGGTGGCCACGGGCCGCGTGAAGTTCGACCGGGACGTGCGCGAGGCGCTCACCGGCAAGTACGCCGCCAAGGATCCCAAGGAGTTCTGA
- a CDS encoding NUDIX hydrolase has translation MPREASAGGIVVREQGGELEVAVIRPHGRSLWALPKGHVDPGESPDQTATREVWEETGLRATLVAPLGEIRYVYQFRGQRIFKRVHFFLFRYLSGVLGDIQHEGQRVEVDEARWVPLVRASGLLGYKGEKAIAARAARMLLRTGGGDVLGSDVKAEEPGE, from the coding sequence ATGCCCCGAGAGGCCTCCGCTGGAGGAATCGTCGTCCGAGAACAAGGAGGTGAGCTGGAGGTGGCCGTCATCCGCCCCCACGGCCGCTCCTTGTGGGCCTTGCCCAAGGGGCACGTGGATCCCGGCGAGTCACCGGATCAGACCGCCACGCGCGAGGTGTGGGAGGAGACGGGGCTGCGCGCCACGCTCGTGGCACCGCTGGGGGAGATCCGCTACGTCTACCAGTTCCGGGGCCAGCGCATCTTCAAGCGCGTGCACTTCTTCCTCTTCCGCTACCTCTCCGGCGTGCTGGGGGACATCCAGCACGAGGGCCAGCGCGTCGAGGTGGACGAGGCCCGGTGGGTGCCGCTCGTGCGGGCCTCGGGGCTGCTGGGCTACAAGGGCGAGAAGGCCATCGCCGCGCGCGCGGCCCGGATGCTGTTGCGCACGGGCGGCGGGGACGTGCTGGGCTCCGACGTGAAGGCGGAAGAGCCGGGCGAGTGA
- the groES gene encoding co-chaperone GroES — protein sequence MKIRPLQDRLIIKRVAEENKTKGGLFIPDTAKEKPLEGTVIAVGNGKILENGTVRAMDIKAGDTILFSKYAGTEIKLDGEDHLILREEDVLGVIEK from the coding sequence ATGAAGATTCGTCCCCTGCAGGATCGTCTGATCATCAAGCGCGTGGCCGAGGAGAACAAGACCAAGGGCGGTCTGTTCATCCCCGACACCGCCAAGGAGAAGCCGCTCGAGGGCACGGTCATCGCCGTGGGCAACGGCAAGATCCTGGAGAACGGCACGGTGCGCGCCATGGACATCAAGGCGGGCGACACCATCCTGTTCAGCAAGTACGCCGGCACGGAGATCAAGCTGGACGGCGAGGATCACCTCATCCTGCGTGAGGAGGATGTGCTCGGCGTGATCGAGAAGTAG